In the Acidovorax sp. A79 genome, one interval contains:
- a CDS encoding class I adenylate-forming enzyme family protein: MALPSLRSLVARFLLNRLRTARAVARLAYRLHPHKPALIDRRGTLTYAQLHERVLRLQAWMQAQGVKKGDVVFTWLPETGEQYETRLATFENGTIFASFHKHLPADAALTTMGRVKPTVFIHDPLLSAPILQAVREQLPGLRLLALGDEYEQALAQATPAAGTAEVHEDDVFALHMTSGTTGLPKSIGYSNRKYLDSVRLISRAIDFRPPAHGPDVNMLGLPLTGPGSGLVLPTLLSGAALVMPEDFRASTLAGLIQKHRVSRAFLSPSAIIDLLDEPTLDQYDLSSLTHVPYGSEMMPAPKIAEAIRRFGPIFQQGYGCLEALPPITWLLPHEHVDAQGNPLGLEVLSTVGRVMPGVQVVIRGDDFTPLPQGEMGLITVLTPVRFDGYWLDPEKTGETLRDGWVVMGDLGYFDTAGYLHVLGRSADRVSRDGQLLNPREVEEVAYTHPSVKEACLVQHGAQAVLVLSLRRSWRKGQDWGTLEGEIAQYLAQQLPATLCPDDVRIVEEIPRSFLNKMLRREVRLMLEAAPPRAAASSAPTPAAVPSSVPAVAP; the protein is encoded by the coding sequence GTGGCCTTACCTTCCCTGCGCAGCCTGGTGGCGCGCTTTCTCCTGAACCGCTTGCGCACCGCCCGCGCCGTCGCCCGCCTGGCGTACCGCCTGCACCCCCACAAGCCCGCGCTCATCGACCGGCGCGGCACCCTCACCTACGCGCAGCTGCACGAGCGCGTGTTGCGCCTGCAGGCCTGGATGCAGGCGCAGGGCGTGAAGAAGGGCGACGTCGTGTTCACCTGGCTGCCCGAGACCGGCGAGCAGTACGAAACCCGCCTGGCCACGTTCGAGAACGGCACCATCTTCGCGAGCTTCCACAAGCACCTGCCGGCCGATGCGGCGCTCACCACCATGGGCCGCGTCAAGCCCACGGTGTTCATCCACGACCCGCTGCTGAGCGCCCCCATCCTGCAGGCCGTGCGCGAGCAGCTGCCCGGCCTGCGCCTGCTGGCGCTGGGGGATGAGTACGAACAGGCGCTGGCGCAGGCCACCCCCGCCGCGGGCACCGCCGAGGTGCACGAGGACGACGTGTTCGCGCTGCACATGACCTCGGGCACCACGGGCCTGCCCAAGTCCATCGGCTACAGCAACCGCAAGTACCTGGACAGCGTGCGCCTGATCTCGCGCGCCATCGACTTCAGGCCACCCGCCCACGGCCCCGACGTGAACATGCTGGGCCTGCCGCTCACCGGGCCGGGCTCGGGCCTGGTGCTGCCCACGCTGCTCTCGGGCGCGGCGCTGGTGATGCCCGAGGACTTCCGCGCCAGCACGCTCGCGGGGCTGATCCAGAAGCACCGCGTGTCGCGCGCCTTCCTCTCGCCCTCGGCCATCATCGACCTGCTGGACGAGCCCACGCTGGACCAGTACGACCTGTCGTCACTGACCCACGTGCCCTATGGTTCGGAGATGATGCCCGCGCCCAAGATCGCCGAGGCCATCCGCCGCTTCGGGCCGATCTTCCAGCAGGGCTACGGCTGCCTGGAGGCCCTGCCGCCCATCACCTGGCTGCTGCCGCACGAACACGTGGATGCCCAGGGCAACCCGCTCGGCCTGGAGGTGCTCTCCACCGTGGGCCGGGTCATGCCCGGCGTGCAGGTGGTCATCCGCGGCGACGACTTCACGCCGCTGCCGCAGGGCGAGATGGGCCTGATCACCGTGCTGACGCCCGTGCGCTTCGACGGCTACTGGCTCGACCCCGAAAAGACCGGCGAGACCCTGCGCGACGGCTGGGTGGTGATGGGCGACCTGGGCTATTTCGACACGGCAGGCTACCTGCACGTGCTGGGGCGCAGCGCCGACCGCGTCTCGCGCGATGGGCAGCTGCTGAACCCGCGCGAAGTGGAGGAGGTGGCCTACACCCACCCCTCGGTCAAGGAGGCCTGCCTGGTGCAGCATGGCGCGCAGGCCGTGCTGGTGCTGAGCCTGCGCCGGAGCTGGCGCAAGGGGCAGGACTGGGGCACGCTGGAGGGTGAGATCGCGCAGTACCTGGCGCAGCAGCTGCCCGCCACCCTGTGCCCCGACGATGTCCGCATCGTCGAGGAGATTCCGCGCAGCTTCCTGAACAAGATGCTGCGCCGCGAAGTGCGACTGATGCTCGAAGCCGCGCCGCCGCGCGCCGCAGCCTCCAGTGCGCCCACGCCCGCCGCGGTGCCTTCGTCCGTCCCGGCGGTGGCACCGTGA